The proteins below are encoded in one region of Gambusia affinis linkage group LG07, SWU_Gaff_1.0, whole genome shotgun sequence:
- the dusp7 gene encoding dual specificity protein phosphatase 7, translated as MKTDHLCRGSVIVTVMMMSSKSVEWLQDELESGAGALLLLDCRPHELYESSHIESAINLAIPGLMLRRLKKGNLPIRSIIPNNEDKEKFVKRCKTDVVLLYDEATSERHESGLGSSVMGLLLQKLRDDGCKAFYLEGGFNKFQSEYPEHCETNLDCSCPSSSPPTSVLGLGGLRISSDCSDGESDREPSSATESEGSPLPNNQPAFPVQILPYLYLGCAKDSANLDVLSKYNIKYILNVTPNLPNMFEHEGDFKYKQIPISDHWSQNLSQFFPEAISFIDEARSKKCGILVHCLAGISRSVTVTVAYLMQKLNLSLNDAYDFVKRKKSNISPNFNFMGQLLDFERTLGLNSPCDNRATSPQHDQLFFTTPTNHNVFQLDTLEST; from the exons ATGAAAACGGATCATCTGTGCAGAGGCTCAGTGATCGTGACTGTGATGATGATGTCGAGTAAGAGCGTGGAGTGGCTGCAGGACGAGCTGGAGTCCGGGGCCGgcgcgctgctgctgctggactgTAGACCCCATGAGCTGTACGAGTCGTCGCACATTGAGTCTGCTATCAACCTGGCCATCCCGGGCCTCATGCTGCGGAGGCTGAAGAAGGGCAACCTCCCCATCCGCTCCATCATCCCCAACAACGAGGACAAGGAGAAATTCGTCAAGCGGTGCAAGACGGACGTGGTTCTCCTGTACGACGAGGCGACGTCGGAGCGACATGAGTCCGGGCTGGGGAGCTCCGTGAtggggctgctgctgcagaagctGCGGGACGACGGTTGCAAGGCTTTCTATCTGGAGG GAGGATTCAACAAATTCCAGTCCGAGTATCCAGAACATTGTGAGACCAATCTGGACTGCTCGTGCCCCAGCAGCTCGCCGCCGACCTCGGTCCTGGGCCTGGGCGGACTCCGCATCAGCTCTGACTGTTCGGACGGAGAGTCCGACCGAGAGCCGAGCAGCGCCACGGAGTCGGAGGGCAGCCCGCTCCCCAACAACCAGCCCGCCTTCCCCGTCCAGATCCTGCCGTACCTTTACCTGGGCTGTGCCAAAGACTCTGCAAACCTGGATGTGCTCAGCAAGTACAACATCAAGTACATCCTGAACGTCACGCCCAACCTGCCCAACATGTTCGAGCACGAGGGAGACTTCAAGTACAAACAGATCCCCATCTCCGATCACTGGAGCCAGAACCTCTCGCAGTTTTTCCCCGAGGCCATTTCATTTATTG ACGAGGCTCGTTCCAAAAAGTGCGGCATCCTGGTCCACTGCTTGGCCGGGATTAGCCGTTCGGTCACCGTTACTGTGGCCTACCTGATGCAGAAGCTCAACCTGTCACTCAACGACGCCTACGACTTCGTCAAGCGGAAAAAGTCCAACATTTCCCCCAACTTCAACTTCATGGGCCAGCTCCTGGACTTTGAGCGGACGCTGGGCCTCAACAGCCCCTGCGACAACCGCGCCACTTCCCCGCAGCACGACCAGCTCTTCTTCACCACCCCGACCAATCACAACGTGTTTCAGCTGGACACACTGGAGTCCACTTGA